The Silene latifolia isolate original U9 population chromosome X, ASM4854445v1, whole genome shotgun sequence genome contains the following window.
ATAAACTCTCTTTTATGCCCAATGGAATTTTCATTGCTAGGTTTAAGTCGATCAAGGACCAACACCAAGTTTTGAACGAGGGACACTTgatgtttgataacaaacctctTATCATCAGAGAGTGGACGCCTTCTGTTGAACTTGTTAAGCAGGAACTCAAATCCCTTCCAACTTGGGTAAAACTGTTTGATCTGGACCTAAAATTCTGGTGGACTGGATGCCTTAAAAAAATTGGGGGTCTGATTGGTAAGGTACTCAAGACGGATGAGGCTACTGAGAAAAGGAATTTTTTGGGTTATGCTCGTCTGCTGATTGAGGTACAATTGAATCAGAAGTTCCCTGAGAGCATTCAGTTTGAGGATGAAACAGGTTTGGAGAGGACAATTAAGGTTATGTATGACTGGTTGCCTGTAACATGTACTAAATGCAAAGGAATTGGACAAAAAGATACTGACTGCAGGAACAAGGTCAAGGATGCACCTAAAGTGTGGAGGAAGAAAGCCTCACCTGTGGTTCTGAGTACGCTTGTGACAGGGGGTCAAAGAGAGATCCCTGTACCTCCTTCCCCTGCAAAGGCTGTGAGCAGAATTAGTAGGCATGTGGTACCTGTTGACACTGCCAAGACACAGAGTGCTGGTTCAGAGACTGACAGAACAGTGGATTCTCCTGCTCCAGAGAAAGAGAATGTTCTTGAGCTGAGTGTTACACCAGCTGAGATGACTACTCAATCTCTTAGTCAACCTGTTCAGAATGTGAGTCAGAAAGATGTGGTGCCTAGAAGTGGACCTAATGCTGTAAGTGATAATGGATAGTATTGGGTACTGGAATGTTAGAGGTATGAATAAGTTGAATAAACAGTTAGAAAAAAGAAGATTTCTTCAGTTGAATAATATTAGTTTATTTGGTATCTTGGAAACTAggattaaaaataaaaattgggTAAATGTAAGGAAGAATATTTGGAATAATTGGGCCATCTGTACTAACAACTCTTGCCACTCTGGAGGTAGGATTTGGGTTGTATAGAATCCGTTTGTGTATCAGGTTGATATTAAAAACATGAGTGATCAAACTATCCATTTGAAGGTCACTACTAGAGGGAATCTGAAACAATTCGGGGTTACCTTTGTGTATGGCTTCAATAAGATAGCTGAGAGGAGGACTTTGTGGAGGGATCTTAGAAACTATAGTTGTTTGGTGGATGATGCTTGGGTTATTGGAGGTGACTTCAATAATGTCCTCTTCTCTAATGAGCGGTTGGGTTCTGAAATCACTCTAGATGGGGTTAAGCCTTTCTTGGATTGCACTCATGACTGTAAGATCACTGATATAAAAGCTGTGGGATCCTTTTATAATTGGAACAATAAGCAAGAGGCGGCCACTAGAGTTTACAGCAGGATTGACAGGACTTTGATAAATGATGAGTGGTTAGAAGCTTTCCCTGATGCGTATTCCCACTTTATGACTGAAGGGACATTTGATCATTGTCCTTGTGTAATTCATCTTGATGGCACACCTAGGAGAAAAGGGGTTGCATTTAAATATTATAATATGTGGGCTCTAGCTCCAACTTTTCAGGAGATTATTGAGAAGAGTTGGAGTTCACCAGTGATGGGGACCCATATGTTTAGAGTAGCTACCAAGTTAAAAACATTAAAAGGTGATCTGAAAATGTTGAATAAGGAGTTGTTTAATGATGTTGAGAATAATTATAGTATGCTTTTGATGGCCCTTAATGATATACAGAAGAAGCTGAGACAGTCACCCCTTGATCCTGATCTTTTTCCTGCTGAGATAGCTATTCAGAAGGATTATAGCTTAATGGATAAAGCTAGACAATCTTTCCTAGCTTAGAAGGCTAAGGTACAATGGGAGAATGAGGGTGATGATAATACTTCTTACTTCCATTCTGCTATCAAAAAAAGAAGAAGTTTGAATAGAGTGATCCAAATACATGACAAGGATGGGCGGATTTATAACACCAGAGAAGAAATCAATGATGCTTTTGAAGTTTATTTTAAGAGTATCTTGGGAGCTCAGTCTACTGTTACACTTGTCCATATCCAGACTGTTAGGAATGGGAAAATCCTTAATGAGGAGCATCACTCTATCCTGTCTAAGCCAGTAACTGGGGATGAGGTGAAACTGGCTATTTTTTCCATTCCAGGTAACAAGGCTCCTAGGCCTGATGGATATAATAGTCAGTTTTATAAGGATGTCTGGCCATACATTAGGGATGAGATTACTGCATCTGTTCTGGACTTCTTTAATAGTGGAAAGATGCTCAAACAGATCAACAATACTGTGGTGTCTCTTATCCCAAAAGTGGAACTGCCTACTTCTGTCACTCAATTTCGCCCCATATCCTGTTGCAATGTCATCTACAAAGCAATATCTAAAATCCTTTGTACCAG
Protein-coding sequences here:
- the LOC141617778 gene encoding uncharacterized protein LOC141617778, giving the protein MSDQTIHLKVTTRGNLKQFGVTFVYGFNKIAERRTLWRDLRNYSCLVDDAWVIGGDFNNVLFSNERLGSEITLDGVKPFLDCTHDCKITDIKAVGSFYNWNNKQEAATRVYSRIDRTLINDEWLEAFPDAYSHFMTEGTFDHCPCVIHLDGTPRRKGVAFKYYNMWALAPTFQEIIEKSWSSPVMGTHMFRVATKLKTLKGDLKMLNKELFNDVENNYSMLLMALNDIQKKLRQSPLDPDLFPAEIAIQKDYSLMDKARQSFLA